A window of Eubalaena glacialis isolate mEubGla1 chromosome 11, mEubGla1.1.hap2.+ XY, whole genome shotgun sequence genomic DNA:
CAAAGGAGGGATGGAGGAACCAGGGAGGCAAGAGGTGGGTCTGGGGCCTCACCCTGCACTCTCCAATCCCCTCTCCCAGGTGAACCTGACTGCCTCCTTGGGCACCTGGGACGTGGCAGGGGAAGTGACTGGAGTGACTCTCACTGGAGAGGGGCAGCCAGATCTCACCCTCGCCAGCCCAGGGCTGGACCAACTCAATCGGCAGCTGCAACTGGTCACTTATAGCAGCCGAAGCTACCAGGCAAACACAGCAGACATAGGTGCGAGGCCCAGGTGGAGGTAGTAACAGGCTGGGTGAACACAGGGAACCCAGAAAGGCAGGAGCGAGCAAGTGGCAGAGGGTGTGGGAGACACTCGGGCGATGGCCAGCGCTGCCCAGCTACACAATGGGCATTTCAGCTGGGCCAGCAGggccagggagggagagaaggggcctTTGTTCATCTGGGGCTGGAGCAGGCCAGAGGGAAACCCGAGCCTTGGGTGTGTCCCCCCTTCAGGCCAACCATGGGGGCCCCAGGAAGTGACCTGCCCCAGGAGCCAGAAGACTCAAGCTCTATTCCCAGCCCACCACTTACTAGAGGGCAAAGGGCTTTATCTCCCAGAGCCCCCATTTCTCCTCTAGCAAAAGGGGCATAACACAGCCCTCCTGCTTCTCTCCAAAGCTTCTATACCAAACCTACTCCCACTTtggagcctttgcacttgctgttccctctgcctagaatgctcttcctGCAGATTTTTGCATAGCTGGCTCCTTCCTATCATTTGGATCTCAGCTCAAATGGCTCCTCTTCACCATCACATTACTTGTCTTATTTTCTATTCAATACTTATCTGTATCtgaattttcttatttacttaGCCTGGAACCAGACTGACTAGGTTCCTATCCCAGCTTTGTTGCTTAATAGTTGGGTAATTATGGACatgttaacttctctgtgccttctttttctgtagtaGGAATCTACTTAATAGggctactgtgaggattaaatgagttcatatatttaaggtaattttaaaagtgcctggcacatagtaaatgctcaataaaagttaGCTTCTAATGAACTCTTTTATCATCTTTCTCCCACCCATTAAAATGTAAGTTCCATGGGGATAAGAACCTTGCATTCTTGTCTAACAGGGCCTAGAGAAGTGCTACACAGAGTAGGCGCTTAAATATTGATTTACTGAAAAGACAATGTTGTCCAAGCCCTAGGGGCCACATCTCATGTCCTTTCTTCCCAGTCCGGTTCTCCACCGAGGGACACGAAGTTGCCTTCACCATACGCATAAGACACCCACCCAGCCCTCAGCTGTACCCACCTGGGTCTCTACCCCTGGGAGGTGAGACTGGTGTGCTCAGGGACTTAGATCCAGCCCTGATGGGGAGCAAGTTGGGAGAGGGCGACAAGCTGGGAGACATCCCTGGGAGATGTCTTCCTGCTCCTCACTCCCTACTCTCCTCTTCACCTAACCCTGCCCCTCTCTCCCAGCCCAGTACAACATCAGCGCTCTGGTCACCATTGCCACTAAGACCTTCCTTCGTTACAATCGGCTACGGGCACTCATCGCCAGCATCCGCCGCTTCTACCCGACAGTCACCGTGGTAATCGCCGACGACAGCGACAAGCCAGAAAGTATTAGAGGTCCCCACATCGAGCACTATCTCATGCCTTTTGGCAAGGTGCGCAGCCAGCGAGGCTGAACTGTGCATCACAGGGCACCGGGAGGGGGCGCACCCTTAGTCTGCAGTCTCCAGAATAGTGATTCCAGGATTACCTGCCTCAGGATCACTGAGGCGCCTGTTAAGCATGAGGATTTCTGGAATGTAAACTCCACGGGAGCAGGAATCGTGTGTCTTACTAGCGCTGCATTCTTAGAATGGTACTTAGCACCTAGTGGggggctcaataaatagttgatgaatgaatgaacgcatGAATTAAATGCATTCCAATACCCTCCCCCAGAACACTGACTCAGCGCCTCGCACAAGCGGGAAATGCATTTTTTACCTAGCTCCCGGCCATTCGTAAGCACTCGAAAGTTTGGAGAGGGGCATAGGCTGTTGAGAGGGGTCAGGAGTGAGGAGGAAAGGTGGCAGAGGGCTACGTGCTATCTCGACAGCATCGCCAACGGTACTTACCCTTCCCCAGGGCTGGTTCGCAGGCCGGAACCTGGCCGTATCCCAAGTAACCACCAAGTACGTGCTGTGGGTGGACGACGACTTCGTCTTCACGGCGCGGACACGACTGGAGAGGCTTGTGGACGTGCTGGAGCGGACGCCGCTGGACCTGGTAGGGGAGGGGCCTTGAGATGTAGGGTGGGAGGAGGGCCTTCGGCCGACTAAGGCCGCGGCCGGCCGGTAGACCCGACTGAGGGCAGCCAGCCCTGGGACGGGAGGGGACGACGAAGCGGAGCCTGAGGCACTATCTGGGTCCTGCAGGGGAGAAGCGGGAAAGGACGGGGCAGGAGAGCCGCCCtggagggggggggggaagaggatCCCCTTCCGGTCCGCGCCCCGCCTGCAGCCGTCCTCCCGCCCCGGCAGGTGGGGGGCGCGGTGCGCGAGATCTCCGGCTTCGCCACCACCTACCGGCAGCTGCTGAGCGTGGAGCCCGGCGCGCCAGGCCGCGGGAACTGCCTCCGGCAGAAGCGCGGCTTCCACCACGAGCTCGTCGGCTTCCCAGGGTGCGTGGTCACCGACGGCGTCGTCAACTTCTTCCTGGCGCGCACTGACAAGGTGCGCGAGGTCGGCTTTGACCCGCGCCTCAGCCGCGTGGCGCACCTGGGTGAGTGGCGCCCCCTCCTGGCCGGGCCCGGCAGGGACCCCGCGGGGCGCTGGGCTGGGCTCGGTGCAGTACGGCGCCAAGGGCCCTGGGTACTACTCCCCGACCACCCCCGCGGAGCCCACGGCTGCTACCGGGGCCCCTAGAGCAGTTCTACGAAGATTTACCAAGACCTGTGCCCGGGCAAGAGAGAGAGCTTCCACCCTCCCAGCCCCGAACATCATTTAAACCTCCCCAGCCAGTACAACTGCTGGGTCCGTCTTGAACTTCCCCACCACTGTCACCTGAACCTTTATCTCGCTCCCAGCTGTATCCCCTGGTTCAGACCACCTCGGAGCAGCCCATTCGGCATTTATTGAAcctctgcgtgtgtgtgttgggggcggggcggggcggggggtg
This region includes:
- the B4GALNT1 gene encoding beta-1,4 N-acetylgalactosaminyltransferase 1 isoform X1, encoding MRLGRRALCVLVLLLACASLGLLYASTRVAPGLQAPLTLWMPRQGNPRPELPGLAPEPRYAHIPVRIKEQVVGLLSTNNCSCESSGGSLHLPFQRQVQAIDFTKAFDSEELRAASALREQEFQAFLSRSQSAADQLLIAPANSPLQYPLQGVEVQPLRSILVPGLSLQATSGQEVYQVNLTASLGTWDVAGEVTGVTLTGEGQPDLTLASPGLDQLNRQLQLVTYSSRSYQANTADIVRFSTEGHEVAFTIRIRHPPSPQLYPPGSLPLGGETAQYNISALVTIATKTFLRYNRLRALIASIRRFYPTVTVVIADDSDKPESIRGPHIEHYLMPFGKGWFAGRNLAVSQVTTKYVLWVDDDFVFTARTRLERLVDVLERTPLDLVGGAVREISGFATTYRQLLSVEPGAPGRGNCLRQKRGFHHELVGFPGCVVTDGVVNFFLARTDKVREVGFDPRLSRVAHLEFFLDGLGSLRVGSCSDVVVDHASKLKLPWTSRDARAETYARYRYPGSLDESQVAKHRLLFFKHRLQCMTSE
- the B4GALNT1 gene encoding beta-1,4 N-acetylgalactosaminyltransferase 1 isoform X4, which translates into the protein MRLGRRALCVLVLLLACASLGLLYASTRVAPGLQAPLTLWMPRQGNPRPELPGLAPEPRYAHIPVRIKEQVVGSQSAADQLLIAPANSPLQYPLQGVEVQPLRSILVPGLSLQATSGQEVYQVNLTASLGTWDVAGEVTGVTLTGEGQPDLTLASPGLDQLNRQLQLVTYSSRSYQANTADIVRFSTEGHEVAFTIRIRHPPSPQLYPPGSLPLGAQYNISALVTIATKTFLRYNRLRALIASIRRFYPTVTVVIADDSDKPESIRGPHIEHYLMPFGKGWFAGRNLAVSQVTTKYVLWVDDDFVFTARTRLERLVDVLERTPLDLVGGAVREISGFATTYRQLLSVEPGAPGRGNCLRQKRGFHHELVGFPGCVVTDGVVNFFLARTDKVREVGFDPRLSRVAHLEFFLDGLGSLRVGSCSDVVVDHASKLKLPWTSRDARAETYARYRYPGSLDESQVAKHRLLFFKHRLQCMTSE
- the B4GALNT1 gene encoding beta-1,4 N-acetylgalactosaminyltransferase 1 isoform X3; this encodes MRLGRRALCVLVLLLACASLGLLYASTRVAPGLQAPLTLWMPRQGNPRPELPGLAPEPRYAHIPVRIKEQVVGLLSTNNCSCESSGGSLHLPFQRQVQAIDFTKAFDSEELRAASALREQEFQAFLSRSQSAADQLLIAPANSPLQYPLQGVEVQPLRSILVPGLSLQATSGQEVYQVNLTASLGTWDVAGEVTGVTLTGEGQPDLTLASPGLDQLNRQLQLVTYSSRSYQANTADIVRFSTEGHEVAFTIRIRHPPSPQLYPPGSLPLGAQYNISALVTIATKTFLRYNRLRALIASIRRFYPTVTVVIADDSDKPESIRGPHIEHYLMPFGKGWFAGRNLAVSQVTTKYVLWVDDDFVFTARTRLERLVDVLERTPLDLVGGAVREISGFATTYRQLLSVEPGAPGRGNCLRQKRGFHHELVGFPGCVVTDGVVNFFLARTDKVREVGFDPRLSRVAHLEFFLDGLGSLRVGSCSDVVVDHASKLKLPWTSRDARAETYARYRYPGSLDESQVAKHRLLFFKHRLQCMTSE
- the B4GALNT1 gene encoding beta-1,4 N-acetylgalactosaminyltransferase 1 isoform X2; its protein translation is MRLGRRALCVLVLLLACASLGLLYASTRVAPGLQAPLTLWMPRQGNPRPELPGLAPEPRYAHIPVRIKEQVVGLLSTNNCSCESSGGSLHLPFQRQVQAIDFTKAFDSEELRAASALREQEFQAFLSRSQSAADQLLIAPANSPLQYPLQGVEVQPLRSILVPGLSLQATSGQEVYQVNLTASLGTWDVAGEVTGVTLTGEGQPDLTLASPGLDQLNRQLQLVTYSSRSYQANTADIAQYNISALVTIATKTFLRYNRLRALIASIRRFYPTVTVVIADDSDKPESIRGPHIEHYLMPFGKGWFAGRNLAVSQVTTKYVLWVDDDFVFTARTRLERLVDVLERTPLDLVGGAVREISGFATTYRQLLSVEPGAPGRGNCLRQKRGFHHELVGFPGCVVTDGVVNFFLARTDKVREVGFDPRLSRVAHLEFFLDGLGSLRVGSCSDVVVDHASKLKLPWTSRDARAETYARYRYPGSLDESQVAKHRLLFFKHRLQCMTSE